A window of the Cucurbita pepo subsp. pepo cultivar mu-cu-16 chromosome LG01, ASM280686v2, whole genome shotgun sequence genome harbors these coding sequences:
- the LOC111798866 gene encoding probable inactive leucine-rich repeat receptor-like protein kinase At3g03770, translating into MAKLKPVCHFHLLLFVLLFSFHLSTQLQPSESQSLLQIRELLNYPQALANFDNFTDFCDTESTPSLTIVCYEGYITQLHIVGEVGRPTFQQNTSADFLFSTFSQFPNLKVLSLVSLGFERPLPPTVGKLLSLEILNLSSNSFYGSIPEELSSLKSLQTLILDYNHFSGNIPSWIDSLPVLTTLSLQNNSFNGSLPDSITHMWSLRVLSLSKNSLSGKVPDLSNLTNMQVLDLGDNLLGPQFPKLPKRLSILVLKNNRFRSGIPAELAFLYRLEKLDISSNKLVGPFLASLLGLPSIKYLNIGGNRLTGLLLRNVSCNSDLTFVNLSSNLLTGDLPTCLQQLESKNNDVIYTGNCLSNKDQEQHPLNFCHNEALAVSIGPHNLEHRKGHRGVMTFLRIFGGSIAGIIVVALVFFTMRRTYKMGVLKEPPTRFVTDNSSVTNTAKQLYDAKYISQTMKLGTSLPPYRTFTLDELKEATNNFDASTLISESTDGQIFKGMFTDGSIVAIRSLTLRRRQTPQTYMHQLELISKLRHSHLVSALGHCYEFLPDGLTITRVFLIFEYYPYGTLRSHVSGLPGQKLFWTKRISAAIEVVKGIQFLHTGIVPGVYSNNLKITDILLDQDLRVKISSYNLPIVVENGGTMISGVSSTSRKGKRHAMEVNHADKDDVYDIGVILLEIILGRQITSQNEVHVSRDLLQVSLKTDDIARKSIADPAVHKGCSDESLKTMMEICVRCLHDKAADRPSVDDILWNLHFAGQVQDSSRDNTQNSQNPPASPSPSPSPSLLMP; encoded by the exons ATGGCAAAACTAAAACCAGTCTGCcatttccatcttcttctcttcgtgttattgttctcttttcaTCTTTCAACTCAGCTTCAACCTTCTGAATCCCAATCCCTTCTGCAAATCCGGGAACTTTTAAACTACCCTCAAGCTCTAGCCAACTTCGACAACTTTACAGACTTCTGTGACACTGAATCCACTCCATCTCTTACCATCGTGTGCTATGAAGGCTATATAACTCAGCTCCACATTGTTGGTGAAGTGGGGCGCCCCACTTTTCAACAAAATACTTCGgctgattttttgttttccacaTTTTCCCAGTTTCCCAATCTGAAGGTACTATCTCTGGTTTCTCTGGGTTTTGAGAGGCCATTGCCTCCAACTGTTGGTAAGCTTTTAtctctagaaatactcaactTAAGCTCAAATTCCTTCTATGGCTCCATCCCGGAGGAACTATCTTCTTTGAAAAGCCTACAGACTCTCATTCTTGACTACAATCATTTCTCTGGTAATATTCCGAGTTGGATTGATTCCCTACCAGTATTAACTACCCTGAGTTTACAGAACAACTCCTTTAATGGGTCCTTGCCAGATTCCATTACCCATATGTGGAGCCTTCGAGTTCTTTCTCTCTCGAAAAATTCTCTTTCTGGGAAGGTGCCAGACCTCAGCAACTTAACGAACATGCAAGTTCTCGACTTGGGAGACAATCTTCTGGGGCCCCAGTTTCCTAAATTGCCGAAGAGGCTAAGTATACTGGTGCTCAAAAACAACAGATTTCGCTCGGGTATCCCAGCTGAGTTAGCCTTCTTATATCGCCTTGAAAAGCTTGACATATCTTCAAATAAGCTTGTTGGTCCATTTCTGGCATCGCTTTTGGGACTTCCTTCGATTAAGTATCTGAATATTGGAGGGAACAGATTAACTGGGCTGCTTTTACGTAACGTATCTTGCAATAGTGATCTTACATTTGTAAATTTATCCTCAAACCTTTTGACCGGAGACTTACCCACCTGTCTTCAGCAATTGGAGTCCAAGAACAATGATGTCATTTACACTGGAAATTGCTTGTCAAATAAAGACCAAGAACAGCACCCCTTAAACTTCTGTCACAACGAAGCTTTAGCAGTGAGTATTGGGCCACATAATCTGGAGCATAGGAAAGGTCATCGTGGGGTAATGACTTTCTTAAGAATTTTCGGAGGAAGTATTGCTGGAATTATAGTTGTTGCTCTGGTATTCTTCACGATGAGAAGGACGTACAAAATGGGCGTTCTTAAAGAACCACCAACAAGGTTTGTAACAGACAATTCATCTGTAACAAACACAGCCAAGCAGCTGTATGATGCCA AGTATATATCTCAGACAATGAAGCTGGGAACTAGCCTTCCTCCTTATCGAACTTTCACTTTGGATGAACTTAAGGAGGCCACCAACAACTTTGATGCTTCGACTTTGATAAGTGAAAGTACGGATGGCCAG ATATTCAAAGGGATGTTTACTGATGGCAGTATCGTTGCCATTAGGAGTTTAACTTTGAGAAGGCGGCAAACCCCTCAAACCTACATGCATCAGTTGGAGTTGATATCTAAACTACGACACAGTCATTTGGTCAGTGCTCTTGGACACTGTTATGAGTTCCTCCCAGATGGTTTAACCATCACCAGAGTATTCTTAATATTCGAGTACTATCCTTACGGAACGCTAAGAAGCCACGTATCTG GGCTACCGGGACAAAAGCTCTTTTGGACGAAAAGAATATCGGCTGCAATCGAAGTGGTGAAGGGAATTCAGTTCCTACATACAGGCATTGTGCCTGGTGTATACTCAAACAATCTGAAGATTACAGATATTTTACTCGATCAAGATCTCCGTGTGAAAATCAGCAGTTATAATTTACCTATCGTCGTCGAAAACGGTGGAACG ATGATTTCAGGAGTTTCATCAACTAGCAGAAAAGGGAAGCGCCATGCTATGGA AGTGAATCACGCAGATAAGGATGATGTGTATGACATAGGAGTGATTTTACTGGAAATCATTTTGGGAAGACAGATCACATCCCAAAACGAAGTTCATGTTTCAAGAGATCTT TTACAGGTAAGCCTAAAAACGGACGATATCGCTCGAAAGAGCATCGCAGATCCAGCAGTACACAAGGGGTGTTCGGATGAATCGCTAAAGACGATGATGGAAATATGTGTAAGATGTCTCCATGACAAGGCAGCAGATAGACCTTCAGTAGACGATATCCTTTGGAATTTGCATTTTGCAGGACAAGTTCAGGATTCGAGCAGAGACAACACTCAGAACAGCCAAAACCCACCTGCATCACCATCACCATCACCATCACCATCCTTATTAATGCCTTAA